The Dictyoglomus sp. NZ13-RE01 genome segment CATTAGTAAGCATAATGGGAAAAATGCTTAAAGGAAAAGAAAGAGTAAGTTTACAAATAATCGGCGATGGACCCTTAGGGGGAATATTTGTTGATGCAGATGCTCTTGGGAATGTCAGAGGTTACTTGAAAAGACCTTATATTGATTTACCACCAACAGAAGATGGGAAATTGGATGTGGCAAAGGCTGTGGGACAAAATGGTATTATAAGCGTAATTAGGGACTTAGGATTAAAAGAATCTTATAGAGGTTATACAAACTTAGTTTCTGGCACAATAGCAAAAGATTTAGCTTACTATTTCACAACTTCAGAGCAACAACCCTCTGCAGTAGCTGCAGGAGTTTATGTAGATAAAAACGGAAAAGTAGCTTCTGCAGGAGGTTATATTGTACAAGTTAGTCCAGATTTAGATAACTCTATAATATCCAAGATTGAAAATAATATTTTATCCTTAGAACCTCCCAGCAAATTGATTTTTGAGGGAGTAAAGCCGGAAGAAATAGTAAATTTGATTCTAAAAGATATTGAAAAGGTCATATTTCACCCTGAAGAAATTAGATATGCATGTAGATGCAGTAGAACAAAGGCAGAAAATGTACTTCTTGCTTTAGGAGAAAAAGAACTTTATGATTTAATAAACAAACAAGAAATCACAGAAGTTAGATGTGAATTTTGTGGCACAAAATACATATTCACATCTAAAGACTTAGAAGAGCTTATTAAAATACTAAAAAATAAAAATTAGTCCTTTATTAATTCCTCTAAAGGTGTATATGGTAAATTGAAAGCATCCGCTACTGCTTTATGGGTTATTTTCCCTTCCAATAAATTAACCCCTCTTGCCAAAGAGGGATTGTCTATTATAGCCTTCTTCCATCCCTTTTCAGCAATCTCTAAAACATATGGTAATGTATTTAAGGTTAAAGCCCTTGTAGCAGTCCTTGGAACTGCCCCAGGCATATTTGCAACAGTATAATGTATAATGCCTTCCACTTCATAGATTGGATTTGCGTGTGTAGTAGGTCTTGATGTTTCTGCACATCCTCCTTGGTCTATTGCTACATCTACAATAACAGCTCCAGGCTTCATCATTTTTAGCATGTCTTTAGTTATTAATTTAGGTGCCTTAGCGCCAGGTATAAGCACAGCGGTAATTAATAAATCCGCATAACCAACTACCATTTTTAAGTTGTAGCTATCCGCTATCATGGTAGTTACTCTTCCTTGAAAATATTCATCTATAAATCTCAATTTCCTTGGATTAATATCCAAAACTGTAACTTGAGCTCCCATCCCATAAGCAATTCTTGCAGAATTAAACCCTACTGTTCCTGCTCCGAGAATAACAACTGTGGCAGGAGGAACTCCAGCAACACCACCTAAAAGTACCCCTCTTCCTCCAAATGGCTTTTCTAAATACTTTGCTCCTTCCTGAGGAGCCATCCTTCCTGCAATCTCACTCATTGGAGCTAATAAAGGCAAAAATCCATCATCAGTTTGTACAGTCTCATAAGCAATTCCAATTATCTTTCTTTTAATCAAATTGATAGTTAGTTCCTCTGATGCTGCTAAGTGTAGATATGTGAATAAAATTTGTCCCTCTCTAAGAAGAGGATATTCTTCTGGCAAAGGTTCCTTCACCTTAAGTATTAAATCAGATTCATAAAACACATCTTCATGTCTTTCTACAATTATAGCCCCAGCAGATTTATACTCCTCATCGGAAAAACCACTACCTAAGCCAGCCCCTTTTTCAATTATAACTTTATGTCCCCTACTTGTTAATGTCTCTACTCCGCCAGGAACAATTGCCACTCTGTTTTCTTCAGGTTTAATTTCCTTTGGAATCCCAATTATCATATTTTAACTCCTCCTTGAAGATAATAATATAAAGCTATTAAAGTTTTTGAATCTTTAATAAGACTTTGCCCTAATAAATTTTTAATTTCCTCACCATTGAGTTTCACAATCTCTAAAAACTCATCCTCATCAGGATGAACTTTTGTTTTTTCCAAACCCGTTGCTAAAAATAGATATAAAACCTCTGTACTAATGCCGGGAGATGGATAAAATGTATGGATTAATGTTAATTTTTTAGGTCTATAACCTATCTCTTCCTCCAATTCTCTATAGGCACAATCTATAGGACTCTCTCCTTTATCCAACTTTCCCGCAGGAATTTCTAATAAAATCTCATTAGCACAAATTCTATACTGTTTAACAAAAAATATACCCCCATCATCATCTATGGGTAATATAGCAACTGCACCTGGATGCTCTACAACCTCTCTTTTAGCAAGTTTTCCATTAGGAAGTATCACTTCCAATTCTTTAACATTAATAATTTTACCCTTGTACAATATTTTCTCCTGAAGTACTTTCTCCTTCATTCATTTCCTCCTCTTTATTCAATTCTTTCTCCCGCAAGCTTTTTTTCATTTCAGAAGCCTTTATAAGCATCTCCTTGGCATGTTGTTGGCTAATCTCCGAAACTATGCTTCCCCCAAACATCCTGGAAAGCTCTATTATTCTTGACCTCTCCTCCAACATACTTACCTTTATCCTTGTTTGATCATTTATTACCCTTTTTTCTACATAAAAATGAGTATCCGCCCAAGCTGCTATCTGTGGTAAATGTGTTACACAAAAAACCTGTCTTCCAATGGATAGATTCCAAAGTTTTTGTGCTAATAAATAGGCAGTTTCTCCTCCAATACCTGTATCAATCTCATCAAACACAAGTACAGGAGTATTATCGACTTTGCTTGCAATACTTCTAAGAGCCAACATAATTCGAGAAATTTCACCGCCAGACGCTATATTCCTTAGAGGTTTTAATTCTTCCCCTGGATTTGTAGAGAGTAAAAATTCTACTTCCTCAAAACCTTTGCTACTTATCTTTTTATCCCTTACTAATATACTTCCAGGACCAGAAGGCTCCAAAAAGTTAACAGAAAATATAGCATTTTCCATTCCTAAATCTTTAAGTTCCTTCTCAATACTAATCTTTAAGTTTTGAGCCACTTCTCTTCTTATATCAGAAAGCTTTTTAGCCTCTTCAATTAATCTCTCTTCTAAAACACTAATTTCCTTTTCTATTTCCTCAAGTCTCTCCTCACTACTCAATAGTTCTTCAAGTTCTAAGGCAATTTTTTCTCTATACTCTAAGATTTCTTCTATGGTTCTCCCATACTTTCTTTTTAACTGTGATATTTTGTATAGTCTTTCCTCAATATCTTCTAAGCGAGATGAGTCTACATTGAGACTTTCTCTAAACTTCAACAAAGAATTTATCGCTTCATCTAAATACAATTTTGAATTCACTAAATTATCATTAATGCCCTCCAATTTTTTGTCCAAATTCGATAAAGAAGAAAGTATAGAAATACTTTTACTAATCTGATCAAAAGCTGATCTCTGTTCTTCATCTCCCTCATAAATTAATCGATAAATCTCTTCTATTCCTTCTCTTATCTTCTCAATGTTTTGAAGAACCTTTCTCTCCTCAAGTAATTCTCCCTCTTCTCCCTTTACTAATTTTGCTCTATCTATTTCATCCATTTGAAATTGTAGTAAATCTATTCTCTGTTGTCTCTCCTTTTCTTTCTCATAAATATTTTCCTTTTCTAAATATAGTTTTTTTAGACTATCATATATCTCTTTCACAATTCTTCTCTGTTCTAAACATCTTTCTCCCCCAAAAGAATCAAATAACTCTAATTGTGTATCTCTATGGAGAATTTTCTGATGTTCGTGCTGTCCATGGATTTCCATTATATTGGATAGAAGTCTTTCCAACATACCTACCGTTACTAATTCACCGTTCACCCTACATTTACTTCTCCCAGACTTACTAATCTCTCTATAAACCAACAATGTTTTATCTTCTTCCTTTGGAATTCCCCATTCATCCAATATGGACTCTATCACGGGATTTGTGGAAAATAAAGCTTCTACTATCGCCTTGTTACTTCCAGTCCTAATATTATCCACCGATGCTTTTTCACCAAGCAAAAAGGCTAAAGCATCTATTAATAAGGACTTTCCAGCCCCTGTTTCCCCAGTTATAACATTTAATCCCTCATGAAAATCTAATGTAATCTCATCTATAATAGCAAAATCTTTAACATGCAAGGCTAACAACATAACTTTTTACCTCCAATGAAGCTTCTTCTTCAATCTTTTAAAAAATTCCCATCCTTTAAAAAATATCAATTCCGCATGAAATGGAGCCTTTTTAATAACTATGTTATCATCTTTACCAATAAGGTCAACCTGTTTTCCATCAATCCATAATTCAATTTGCCATTTTCTCTTAACAAACAAAGAAAGCTCTCTATCAAAAGAGAATATCAAAGGTCTCGATGAAAGTGAATGGGCACATATTGGTAAAATTTCAAAAGCCTCTAATTCTGGAAATAAAACAGGTCCACCAGCAGATAAGGCGTAGGCTGTTGAGCCTGAAGCAGTTGCTATAATAATACCATCTGCAGGTGATGTAGTAATACTATCATTTCCATAGAACATATCGAAGGATACAAGAGG includes the following:
- the ald gene encoding alanine dehydrogenase, whose amino-acid sequence is MIIGIPKEIKPEENRVAIVPGGVETLTSRGHKVIIEKGAGLGSGFSDEEYKSAGAIIVERHEDVFYESDLILKVKEPLPEEYPLLREGQILFTYLHLAASEELTINLIKRKIIGIAYETVQTDDGFLPLLAPMSEIAGRMAPQEGAKYLEKPFGGRGVLLGGVAGVPPATVVILGAGTVGFNSARIAYGMGAQVTVLDINPRKLRFIDEYFQGRVTTMIADSYNLKMVVGYADLLITAVLIPGAKAPKLITKDMLKMMKPGAVIVDVAIDQGGCAETSRPTTHANPIYEVEGIIHYTVANMPGAVPRTATRALTLNTLPYVLEIAEKGWKKAIIDNPSLARGVNLLEGKITHKAVADAFNLPYTPLEELIKD
- the recN gene encoding DNA repair protein RecN; the protein is MLLALHVKDFAIIDEITLDFHEGLNVITGETGAGKSLLIDALAFLLGEKASVDNIRTGSNKAIVEALFSTNPVIESILDEWGIPKEEDKTLLVYREISKSGRSKCRVNGELVTVGMLERLLSNIMEIHGQHEHQKILHRDTQLELFDSFGGERCLEQRRIVKEIYDSLKKLYLEKENIYEKEKERQQRIDLLQFQMDEIDRAKLVKGEEGELLEERKVLQNIEKIREGIEEIYRLIYEGDEEQRSAFDQISKSISILSSLSNLDKKLEGINDNLVNSKLYLDEAINSLLKFRESLNVDSSRLEDIEERLYKISQLKRKYGRTIEEILEYREKIALELEELLSSEERLEEIEKEISVLEERLIEEAKKLSDIRREVAQNLKISIEKELKDLGMENAIFSVNFLEPSGPGSILVRDKKISSKGFEEVEFLLSTNPGEELKPLRNIASGGEISRIMLALRSIASKVDNTPVLVFDEIDTGIGGETAYLLAQKLWNLSIGRQVFCVTHLPQIAAWADTHFYVEKRVINDQTRIKVSMLEERSRIIELSRMFGGSIVSEISQQHAKEMLIKASEMKKSLREKELNKEEEMNEGESTSGENIVQG
- a CDS encoding redox-regulated molecular chaperone Hsp33, with translation MDYLVRAIGEDGKIMVYVAKTTELVEKAREIHNASPTAIAALGRALTLVSIMGKMLKGKERVSLQIIGDGPLGGIFVDADALGNVRGYLKRPYIDLPPTEDGKLDVAKAVGQNGIISVIRDLGLKESYRGYTNLVSGTIAKDLAYYFTTSEQQPSAVAAGVYVDKNGKVASAGGYIVQVSPDLDNSIISKIENNILSLEPPSKLIFEGVKPEEIVNLILKDIEKVIFHPEEIRYACRCSRTKAENVLLALGEKELYDLINKQEITEVRCEFCGTKYIFTSKDLEELIKILKNKN
- a CDS encoding ADP-ribose pyrophosphatase — protein: MKEKVLQEKILYKGKIINVKELEVILPNGKLAKREVVEHPGAVAILPIDDDGGIFFVKQYRICANEILLEIPAGKLDKGESPIDCAYRELEEEIGYRPKKLTLIHTFYPSPGISTEVLYLFLATGLEKTKVHPDEDEFLEIVKLNGEEIKNLLGQSLIKDSKTLIALYYYLQGGVKI